The Paracholeplasma brassicae genome contains a region encoding:
- a CDS encoding ABC transporter substrate-binding protein produces MKNIKRYGLLLIVFLGFSLLSGCNRGNQLLILNWGEYINDEMVQAFEKETGYEVIISIADSNELFYSKVKSGTTAYDLVVPSDYMVEKMVKKNLLQEIDYRKLTNYDPINNPYMPGVSGIQSEMFDGNENYAVPYFWGTFGIMYNKQKAGLEEALNTNGWDAYFDPEKRPSGTRVGMYNTPRFAYAAALFGAGLSPNIFDEASLKVAEDKLSNFKFTEWGFDTLKKGIAANNLDMAYLYTGDFLDMLYTRLDAGDKLEDITFDIYIPDETIAFMDFFVIPKNARHVDKAHEFIDFFLRPEVAYENASVVGYATPIRNAYDLIISHIDDEDPWLSAWAYANKTYYPLPKEGDLKPYKGTPLSDFTQAQNDRINLLINNIKSK; encoded by the coding sequence ATGAAAAACATTAAGCGATATGGTTTATTGTTAATTGTATTTTTAGGTTTCTCATTATTATCCGGATGTAACCGAGGAAACCAATTGCTCATCCTTAACTGGGGTGAATACATCAATGACGAGATGGTTCAAGCGTTTGAAAAAGAAACTGGTTATGAAGTCATTATATCAATTGCAGATTCAAATGAGCTTTTCTACTCAAAAGTAAAATCAGGTACCACCGCTTATGACTTAGTTGTTCCTTCGGACTACATGGTAGAAAAGATGGTTAAGAAAAACTTGCTTCAAGAAATTGATTATCGTAAGTTGACGAATTATGATCCCATCAACAACCCTTACATGCCTGGCGTTTCAGGCATTCAAAGTGAAATGTTTGATGGCAATGAAAATTACGCTGTACCTTATTTTTGGGGTACGTTTGGGATTATGTATAACAAACAAAAAGCAGGCTTAGAAGAAGCGCTAAATACCAACGGTTGGGACGCTTATTTTGATCCAGAAAAACGGCCTTCAGGGACACGTGTCGGGATGTACAATACACCAAGATTCGCTTACGCTGCTGCACTTTTTGGCGCTGGGCTATCACCAAATATCTTTGATGAAGCTTCTTTAAAAGTTGCAGAGGACAAATTATCAAATTTTAAATTTACTGAATGGGGCTTTGATACCTTGAAAAAAGGGATTGCTGCAAATAACTTAGATATGGCTTATCTTTACACAGGGGATTTTCTTGATATGTTGTACACGAGACTTGATGCGGGTGATAAACTAGAAGACATCACGTTTGATATCTACATTCCAGATGAAACAATTGCGTTTATGGATTTCTTTGTGATTCCGAAGAATGCTAGACACGTGGATAAAGCACACGAGTTCATCGATTTCTTTCTAAGACCAGAAGTAGCTTATGAAAACGCCTCGGTTGTTGGTTATGCCACACCAATCAGAAACGCCTACGATTTAATTATTTCTCACATCGATGATGAGGATCCATGGTTAAGTGCTTGGGCTTACGCCAATAAGACGTATTATCCACTACCAAAAGAAGGGGATTTAAAACCTTATAAAGGCACACCGCTTTCTGACTTCACTCAAGCTCAAAACGATCGAATCAACTTATTAATCAACAACATAAAATCGAAATAA
- the gap gene encoding type I glyceraldehyde-3-phosphate dehydrogenase — MAIKVAINGFGRIGRLAFRLMHNNPAFDVVALNDLSNADELAYLLKYDTAQGRFPGEVSVEGNFLVVDGKKVQIIAEKDPAALPWGQLGVDVVLECTGLFLTEDKAIKHVEAGAKKVVLSAPSSSKGIKTIVFNVNHNTLDGSEAIISGASCTTNCLAPMVKVLDDAFGVEKGFMTTVHAYTNDQSLMDQPHKKGYQSRRGRAAAASIIPSSTGAAAAVGKVLPHLNGHLDGTALRVPTLTGSIVDFTVELKKNVTVEEVNQAFAKASNDTLFYTEDPIVSADIIGSHASVFDAGTTQILTTNDKQMVKVMSWYDNEMTYTAQLVRTLEFFAGLIK; from the coding sequence ATGGCTATCAAAGTAGCAATTAATGGATTTGGTCGTATCGGCCGTTTAGCATTCCGCTTAATGCACAACAACCCAGCGTTTGACGTTGTGGCATTAAATGACTTATCAAATGCAGATGAACTTGCATACCTTTTAAAGTATGACACTGCACAAGGTAGATTCCCAGGAGAAGTATCAGTTGAAGGTAATTTTTTAGTAGTTGATGGTAAGAAAGTTCAAATCATCGCTGAAAAAGATCCAGCAGCATTACCATGGGGTCAATTAGGTGTTGACGTTGTCTTAGAATGTACAGGTTTATTCTTAACAGAAGACAAAGCAATTAAGCACGTAGAAGCAGGTGCTAAGAAGGTTGTTCTTTCAGCTCCTTCAAGCTCAAAAGGCATCAAAACAATCGTATTTAACGTTAACCACAACACATTAGATGGTTCAGAAGCAATCATCTCGGGTGCTTCATGTACAACAAACTGCCTTGCACCAATGGTTAAAGTATTAGATGACGCATTCGGTGTTGAAAAAGGATTCATGACAACTGTTCATGCTTACACTAATGACCAATCATTAATGGACCAACCACACAAAAAAGGCTACCAATCACGTCGTGGTAGAGCAGCAGCAGCTTCAATCATTCCTTCATCAACTGGTGCAGCAGCAGCAGTAGGTAAAGTATTGCCACACTTAAATGGTCATTTAGATGGAACAGCGTTACGTGTACCTACACTAACTGGTTCAATCGTTGACTTCACTGTGGAATTAAAGAAAAACGTAACCGTTGAAGAAGTTAACCAAGCATTCGCTAAAGCTTCTAACGATACATTATTCTACACAGAAGATCCGATCGTATCAGCTGACATTATCGGCTCACACGCTTCAGTATTTGATGCTGGTACAACTCAAATCTTAACAACTAACGACAAGCAAATGGTTAAAGTAATGTCATGGTATGACAATGAAATGACTTATACTGCACAATTAGTTAGAACACTTGAGTTCTTTGCAGGTTTAATTAAGTAA
- a CDS encoding CYTH domain-containing protein: MNANIEIEFKTPISEEQYLSLIEQFQLENNIFKQTNYYFDTEDLFFRTNKIVLRIRKKGDHFYKVTMKSHSEQGAYEQHVLLDEEQALDMIKNGFNVCDFFDYDKKVTIIGQLDNYRVSTPYKEGELFFDKIEYYGKTDYEIEYEVDQFDIGLECFKEFLDSYQITQKQPIRKSERIYQENK; the protein is encoded by the coding sequence ATGAATGCAAACATTGAAATTGAGTTCAAAACTCCGATTAGTGAAGAACAATACTTATCGCTTATTGAACAGTTTCAACTTGAAAACAATATTTTCAAGCAAACAAATTATTATTTTGATACAGAGGACCTGTTTTTTAGAACAAATAAAATCGTCCTTAGAATCCGTAAAAAGGGAGATCATTTTTACAAAGTCACTATGAAATCACACAGTGAACAAGGTGCCTATGAACAACACGTATTATTAGACGAAGAACAAGCCCTTGACATGATAAAAAATGGGTTTAATGTGTGTGATTTTTTTGATTACGACAAAAAAGTTACGATCATCGGTCAATTAGATAATTATCGTGTATCAACCCCTTATAAAGAAGGCGAGCTCTTCTTTGATAAGATTGAATACTATGGTAAAACAGATTACGAAATTGAGTATGAAGTTGATCAATTCGATATCGGACTCGAATGCTTTAAAGAGTTTTTAGATAGTTATCAAATTACTCAAAAACAGCCGATTAGAAAATCAGAACGTATTTATCAAGAGAACAAATAA
- a CDS encoding ECF transporter S component has protein sequence MEKNVLRIVLGAVFASLSVAINLMFYFLIPSNGTFGLPYYAIPLIIGGVLLGPIYGLLISAVADTAFGLVVGYMPLYTISSLMWGILPGLLYKKDYKFFHLALVIVVSYLLATSANTFANFIYFGRKTALGTLPIRLLSLLFNSGLIVFVVDSILKRIESLLPIESSKAYIPR, from the coding sequence ATGGAAAAGAATGTGTTAAGAATTGTTTTAGGGGCTGTTTTTGCCAGCCTATCGGTAGCAATTAATCTAATGTTTTATTTTCTCATCCCGAGTAATGGAACCTTTGGGCTACCTTATTATGCCATACCACTGATTATCGGTGGGGTTTTGTTGGGGCCAATTTATGGTCTACTAATTAGTGCGGTTGCAGATACGGCTTTTGGGTTGGTGGTCGGTTACATGCCACTTTATACCATATCGTCTTTAATGTGGGGCATACTGCCAGGCTTACTTTATAAGAAAGATTATAAATTCTTTCATTTAGCGCTTGTTATTGTTGTAAGCTACCTGTTAGCCACAAGTGCCAATACATTTGCTAATTTCATCTATTTTGGACGAAAAACAGCACTTGGAACATTACCAATTCGTTTATTGTCGCTTTTGTTTAATTCAGGGCTTATTGTGTTTGTGGTAGACTCAATTCTAAAACGAATTGAATCGTTACTTCCAATTGAGTCAAGTAAGGCTTATATCCCAAGATAA
- a CDS encoding GNAT family N-acetyltransferase — MYKLVETKEDIRRISKMATSIWKETYQPILKENQISYMLEKFLSVKSIKEQINQGYQYYLLKEEKTAGFASILNREEDLFLSKLYVYEAQRSKGVGKKFIDYLKTLEKPIVLTVNKQNQKAIEFYQKEGFVIIEEVVTDIGNNYVMDDYVMRYTNE, encoded by the coding sequence ATGTATAAATTAGTCGAAACAAAAGAAGACATCAGACGAATCTCAAAAATGGCGACGAGTATTTGGAAAGAGACTTATCAACCAATCTTAAAAGAAAATCAAATTAGCTACATGCTTGAAAAGTTCTTAAGTGTAAAATCCATTAAAGAACAAATCAATCAGGGGTATCAATACTATTTATTAAAAGAAGAAAAAACCGCTGGTTTTGCTAGTATTCTAAATCGAGAAGAAGATTTGTTTCTATCAAAGCTTTACGTCTATGAAGCACAAAGAAGTAAAGGTGTCGGTAAAAAGTTCATCGATTATTTAAAAACACTTGAAAAACCAATTGTTTTAACGGTGAATAAACAGAATCAAAAAGCCATTGAGTTTTACCAAAAAGAAGGCTTTGTGATCATCGAAGAGGTAGTAACTGACATCGGAAATAACTATGTCATGGATGATTATGTGATGAGGTATACGAATGAATAG
- a CDS encoding ABC transporter ATP-binding protein: protein MEKKVIIELIDVVKKFDDDVIVDRLNLQIYENEFITLLGPSGCGKTTTLRMIGGFEQPNSGDIIIDGKVFNELPPYARPINTVFQSYALFPHLNVFDNVAFGLNNRPFDYLLNFFNEEKLRHEIEIENNNKEITKKDLKKKIKEKISIAVKEALALVSLKGFENRKITQMSGGQQQRVALARALVNKPKILLLDEPLAALDLKLRQSMQYELKEMQRQLGITFIFVTHDQEEAMTMSDRIVVMKDGLIQQMGTPKHIYNEPVNRYVATFIGESNIIRGTYLKKDLVNFMGVDFDCQGYTFNENETVDVVIRPEDFDVVDLDKAKLKGIVTQSIFKGVHNELTVVVDAVELNVNTYENYVVGEPIGLKVDPYEIHIMKVNKDE, encoded by the coding sequence TTGGAGAAAAAAGTAATTATCGAATTAATTGACGTGGTTAAGAAATTCGATGATGATGTGATCGTAGATCGTTTAAATCTACAAATTTATGAGAATGAGTTTATTACTCTATTAGGCCCTTCGGGTTGTGGAAAAACAACAACGTTACGTATGATCGGTGGATTTGAACAACCAAATTCAGGCGATATCATTATTGACGGTAAGGTATTTAATGAATTGCCACCTTACGCTAGACCAATTAATACCGTATTTCAAAGTTATGCCTTGTTTCCTCATTTAAATGTATTTGACAATGTCGCATTTGGATTAAATAACCGTCCATTTGACTATTTGTTAAACTTCTTTAATGAAGAGAAACTAAGACACGAAATTGAAATCGAAAATAACAATAAAGAGATTACAAAAAAAGATTTAAAGAAAAAAATCAAAGAAAAAATAAGCATCGCCGTTAAAGAAGCACTTGCATTAGTGAGTTTAAAAGGATTTGAAAATCGTAAGATTACACAAATGAGTGGTGGGCAACAACAACGCGTTGCATTAGCTAGAGCACTTGTTAATAAACCTAAAATATTATTACTTGATGAACCGCTTGCTGCGCTTGACTTAAAGTTAAGACAAAGCATGCAATACGAATTAAAAGAAATGCAACGTCAACTAGGTATCACCTTCATCTTTGTCACACATGACCAAGAAGAAGCCATGACGATGAGCGACCGTATTGTGGTTATGAAGGACGGTTTAATTCAACAAATGGGCACACCAAAACACATTTATAATGAGCCTGTCAATCGCTATGTAGCAACGTTTATTGGTGAATCTAATATCATTAGAGGTACGTATCTTAAAAAAGATTTAGTTAATTTCATGGGTGTTGATTTTGATTGTCAAGGTTACACGTTTAATGAAAATGAAACCGTTGATGTGGTGATACGTCCTGAGGACTTTGATGTCGTCGACTTAGATAAAGCCAAATTAAAAGGGATCGTTACACAATCCATCTTTAAAGGGGTTCATAACGAATTGACGGTCGTCGTTGACGCGGTTGAATTGAACGTGAATACTTACGAAAACTATGTCGTAGGTGAACCAATCGGATTAAAGGTTGACCCATACGAAATCCATATAATGAAGGTCAATAAAGATGAATAA
- the spx gene encoding transcriptional regulator Spx, whose translation MITIYTTPSCSSCRKAKKWLEEHHLPYEEKNLFSNRITLNDITLMLKNAENGFEDIISTRSKIFKEQDLDVESMSVSQLRDFIIDNPSVLKRPIIVDDNKMQVGYNDEEIRVFIPRRLRQLVMCADCPQGETCDYQSAIKRYFDEIKSDQKTV comes from the coding sequence ATGATTACGATTTACACAACGCCAAGTTGTTCATCTTGTCGAAAAGCGAAAAAGTGGTTAGAAGAGCATCATTTGCCATACGAAGAAAAGAATTTATTCAGCAATCGTATCACATTAAATGACATTACATTGATGCTGAAAAACGCCGAAAACGGGTTTGAAGACATTATTTCAACACGATCAAAAATATTCAAAGAACAAGATTTAGATGTTGAATCCATGTCTGTTAGTCAATTAAGAGATTTTATTATTGATAACCCAAGCGTACTAAAAAGACCAATTATTGTTGATGATAATAAAATGCAAGTCGGATACAATGACGAAGAAATTAGAGTGTTTATTCCAAGACGCTTAAGACAACTCGTTATGTGCGCAGACTGTCCACAAGGTGAAACCTGTGACTATCAATCAGCAATTAAACGCTATTTTGATGAGATTAAGAGCGACCAAAAAACAGTATAG
- a CDS encoding ABC transporter permease yields the protein MMKETKNYPKANLQDYGYKDRTRVNKYFKRFSIGLSVVVVLMMYLSVVTIAFQSVNSSTDISSFEGFTLKWYFNMFSNRSLKNAIVNTITVSVIATLLATVLGTLVAVGINAIEKKKRQHIMILNNIPVLNADIVTGISLMLIFSMLLPLFPYLFGPATLILAHLFFTMPYVVLSVLPKLRETDKFLMDAALDLGIRPYRALYKVIVPAIKAGIFSGMLLAFTMSIDDFVISYYNTGNGFDNLSIWIYGSIGRRSLTPSVYAFSTMVTLFTVLSLIGYQYLKTRRVKNEKH from the coding sequence ATGATGAAAGAAACAAAAAACTATCCAAAAGCGAATTTACAAGATTATGGTTATAAAGACAGAACGCGAGTAAACAAATACTTTAAGCGTTTCTCAATTGGCCTTAGTGTCGTTGTTGTTTTAATGATGTATTTATCGGTGGTTACCATTGCATTTCAATCAGTCAATTCAAGCACAGATATTAGTTCTTTTGAAGGGTTTACACTTAAATGGTACTTCAATATGTTTTCCAATCGTTCACTGAAAAATGCGATTGTTAACACAATTACCGTCAGTGTGATCGCAACGTTACTTGCAACTGTTCTTGGGACACTGGTTGCGGTTGGGATTAACGCAATCGAAAAAAAGAAAAGACAACACATCATGATTTTAAATAACATTCCTGTGTTAAATGCCGATATCGTAACCGGTATTTCCTTGATGTTAATTTTTAGTATGTTGTTACCATTATTTCCTTACTTATTTGGACCGGCGACTTTAATTCTAGCGCATTTGTTCTTTACAATGCCTTATGTGGTTTTAAGCGTTCTACCTAAGTTGAGAGAAACCGATAAGTTTTTAATGGATGCGGCACTAGACTTGGGTATTAGACCTTATCGTGCATTGTACAAAGTGATTGTTCCAGCCATTAAAGCAGGGATATTCTCAGGTATGTTACTTGCCTTTACGATGAGTATTGATGATTTCGTCATTAGCTACTATAACACAGGTAATGGGTTCGATAACCTATCTATTTGGATTTATGGTTCGATTGGTAGACGATCATTGACACCGAGTGTTTATGCGTTTTCAACCATGGTAACCCTATTTACGGTGTTATCGTTAATTGGTTATCAGTATTTAAAGACTAGGAGGGTAAAAAATGAAAAACATTAA
- the ung gene encoding uracil-DNA glycosylase, translated as MNSFKALLMEEKKKPYFKTLEKNIFEDRNSGNVYPKEEDVYKAIELCELDQVKVVIIGQDPYHGKNQANGLAFSVNQGEKLPPSLKNIYKEIETSSIYSMGTNGDLTSWAKQGVLLLNTILTVKEGQPLSHKDYGWQTFTNEIIHLINEKKHHVVYLLFGAHAKTYANMIDQSKNYIFYAPHPSPLSAYRGFIGSHVFELANHVLENLGLGTIDWQII; from the coding sequence ATGAATAGTTTTAAAGCGTTATTGATGGAAGAAAAAAAGAAGCCCTACTTTAAAACGTTAGAAAAGAACATTTTTGAGGATAGAAATAGCGGTAATGTATATCCAAAAGAAGAAGACGTCTATAAAGCGATTGAGCTCTGTGAGTTAGATCAAGTCAAAGTCGTCATTATTGGACAAGATCCATATCATGGTAAGAATCAAGCCAACGGTCTGGCTTTTAGTGTGAATCAAGGCGAAAAATTACCACCAAGTTTGAAAAACATCTATAAAGAGATTGAAACGTCATCGATTTATTCAATGGGTACCAATGGGGATTTAACGTCATGGGCAAAACAAGGTGTTCTCTTGTTAAATACAATTTTAACGGTAAAAGAAGGACAACCACTGTCGCATAAAGATTATGGTTGGCAGACGTTTACAAACGAGATCATTCATCTTATCAATGAAAAAAAACATCACGTGGTTTACTTGTTATTTGGTGCTCATGCGAAAACATATGCAAACATGATTGACCAATCAAAAAATTATATATTCTATGCACCACATCCGTCACCACTGTCTGCTTATCGAGGATTTATTGGTTCGCATGTCTTTGAACTAGCAAACCACGTCTTAGAAAATCTTGGACTTGGTACAATTGATTGGCAAATTATATAG
- a CDS encoding ABC transporter permease — MNNKAFRLLAKPYFVWLYVLALVPVFVMLFLSFVKSEGISFDEMTVSLESFLLVKERSTLIAFRNSLLFALSTTVISMVIGYFVAYRVFKSKFNNKFLVLTILILPMWSNLLLRTEALGNIMEYNNIYTDLLSKAGINAGISIRGTSLAVLIGLVFTYLPFMILPIYTALEKISVRLEEASLDLGLTEFQTFWKVTFPLSLKGLISGSIMVFLPTLSGFAIPQILGKGNIILIGNVIEESFKNMNYNFGSLLAVIILFFIIGALLIINKVDKDGETLL; from the coding sequence ATGAATAATAAGGCATTTAGACTTTTAGCCAAACCATATTTTGTTTGGTTATACGTACTCGCATTAGTACCGGTCTTTGTCATGTTATTTCTAAGCTTTGTGAAAAGTGAGGGCATTAGTTTCGATGAAATGACCGTTTCACTTGAGAGTTTCTTATTAGTTAAAGAACGATCGACCTTAATTGCGTTTCGTAATTCCTTATTATTTGCACTTAGTACTACGGTGATTTCGATGGTCATTGGCTATTTTGTGGCATACCGAGTATTTAAATCAAAATTCAATAATAAGTTTTTAGTTTTAACCATATTAATATTACCAATGTGGTCTAACTTGTTATTACGTACAGAAGCGTTAGGTAACATTATGGAATATAATAACATCTACACCGATCTATTATCAAAAGCAGGCATCAATGCCGGTATTAGTATTAGAGGTACCTCACTGGCTGTTTTAATCGGGCTAGTGTTTACCTACTTACCGTTTATGATTCTACCAATCTACACAGCACTAGAGAAAATTAGTGTTCGTTTAGAAGAAGCGTCATTAGATTTGGGGCTAACTGAATTTCAAACGTTTTGGAAAGTGACGTTTCCATTGTCTTTAAAAGGGCTAATTAGCGGCTCAATTATGGTTTTCTTGCCAACGCTTTCTGGGTTTGCTATTCCTCAAATCTTAGGTAAGGGAAACATCATCTTAATCGGTAACGTGATTGAAGAGTCATTCAAGAACATGAACTATAACTTTGGTTCATTGTTAGCGGTTATTATTTTATTCTTTATTATTGGGGCATTATTGATCATTAATAAAGTGGATAAGGATGGTGAAACGTTATTATGA
- a CDS encoding glycoside hydrolase family 30 protein, which produces MKKLWMVMILSMIFVSGCETKKVFVGEVYLTSERLESYLEFKESLMSTKEESTHSIIRIESNKTYQVIDGFGAAMTESSAYNLKNAIKKEEMLKALFSKEGINLNMVRLTMGSSDFSLSNQTYQPTATSPFSIESDRLILDILNEIEQDIKYVSSPWTAPAWMKDSQALNGGNFLNSYTKTYVNYFLNYIEAYQKEGIEIYAVTPQNEPLHQTPNYPSMLMSALVQAGFIHELKTQLIKENLDVKIFGFDHNFKDIGYPKTLLNSKLSRESMDGLAFHCYDGDVSSLNDEAFEGIDLYITECSGGRWATHFTSNLLWNMENLLIGGLNQNVKGVMLWNLVLDENDGPKNGGCMNCRGVLTKTDQGYQKNVEYYALGHFSKFHQNGAKRIETTSSNVNILATSFKNHDGSIVLVAANKTTIDLKTSIYVDGAYYQYTIPKESVITIEFK; this is translated from the coding sequence ATGAAAAAACTATGGATGGTGATGATTTTGAGTATGATTTTTGTATCGGGATGTGAAACAAAAAAAGTGTTTGTCGGGGAAGTCTATTTAACCTCAGAACGTTTGGAGTCTTATCTTGAATTTAAAGAGAGTTTAATGAGTACAAAAGAAGAAAGTACACATTCAATTATTCGAATCGAATCAAACAAAACGTATCAAGTCATTGATGGTTTTGGTGCGGCAATGACTGAGTCGAGTGCTTACAATTTAAAAAATGCCATTAAGAAGGAAGAAATGCTTAAAGCGTTATTCTCTAAAGAGGGTATTAATTTAAATATGGTTCGTTTAACGATGGGATCGTCGGATTTTTCATTGTCGAATCAAACGTATCAACCAACGGCTACAAGTCCGTTTTCAATCGAAAGTGATCGACTCATATTAGATATATTAAACGAGATAGAACAAGACATCAAATACGTCTCTTCCCCATGGACCGCGCCTGCTTGGATGAAAGATAGTCAAGCCTTAAATGGTGGTAACTTTTTAAATAGCTATACAAAAACCTATGTTAACTACTTTTTAAACTACATAGAGGCATATCAAAAAGAAGGCATTGAAATCTATGCGGTAACGCCACAAAATGAACCGCTTCATCAAACGCCAAATTACCCTTCGATGTTAATGAGTGCACTAGTTCAAGCCGGTTTTATACATGAACTTAAAACCCAATTAATCAAAGAAAATTTGGATGTAAAAATATTCGGCTTTGATCATAATTTTAAAGACATCGGTTACCCTAAAACCCTATTAAATAGTAAACTCTCAAGGGAGTCTATGGATGGCTTAGCGTTTCATTGTTACGACGGGGATGTGAGTAGTTTAAATGATGAAGCGTTTGAGGGTATTGATTTATACATTACCGAATGCAGTGGCGGAAGATGGGCAACCCATTTCACCTCTAATTTACTTTGGAACATGGAGAATTTACTCATTGGCGGATTAAATCAAAACGTTAAAGGTGTGATGCTTTGGAATTTAGTACTTGATGAAAACGATGGACCGAAAAATGGTGGGTGCATGAATTGTCGCGGGGTTTTGACAAAAACGGATCAAGGTTATCAAAAGAATGTGGAGTATTATGCCTTAGGACACTTCTCTAAATTTCATCAAAACGGTGCAAAACGGATCGAGACAACAAGTTCTAATGTAAACATTTTAGCAACTTCATTTAAAAACCATGATGGGTCTATCGTGCTCGTGGCCGCAAATAAAACGACGATTGATTTAAAAACTAGCATCTATGTTGATGGTGCGTATTACCAATACACAATACCAAAAGAATCGGTCATAACGATTGAATTTAAGTAA
- a CDS encoding NAD(+)/NADH kinase — protein MRYWIISKTDEISNDVSRRVKELAMGVLDEKNPEVVFSIGGDGTVLDVIERYQSMINQILIVSIHTGNLGFYTEFLPNELDEMFKLLKEEKSYVNYYLLEYEVNDIKGYALNEITMSGIGRMLKAEVYIDHTYLMHTRGNGICVSTPTGSTAYNKALGGAILDNKLKAIQLNLIAPFETAGNKVIYPVVLSDAHEFVIKPDEKHIDLSFDRRFISLENVSSIKVRLSQVCVKFLKNEKHDFAHRIHKTFIARN, from the coding sequence ATGCGCTATTGGATTATTAGTAAAACAGATGAAATTAGCAATGACGTTTCTAGACGTGTAAAAGAACTTGCTATGGGTGTACTTGATGAAAAGAACCCTGAGGTTGTTTTCTCTATTGGTGGTGATGGCACAGTCCTTGATGTGATCGAGCGTTATCAGTCAATGATTAATCAAATTCTAATTGTATCAATACACACTGGAAACCTAGGTTTTTACACAGAGTTTTTGCCAAATGAACTGGATGAAATGTTTAAGTTGTTAAAGGAAGAGAAGTCGTATGTCAATTATTACTTGCTTGAGTATGAGGTAAATGACATCAAAGGTTATGCGTTAAATGAAATTACAATGAGTGGGATTGGTCGTATGTTAAAAGCAGAAGTATACATCGATCACACGTATTTGATGCATACCAGAGGCAACGGTATTTGTGTTTCAACGCCGACTGGTTCAACGGCTTATAACAAAGCACTTGGTGGGGCAATTCTCGACAATAAGCTAAAGGCGATACAATTAAACCTAATCGCCCCCTTTGAAACGGCAGGCAACAAGGTGATTTATCCGGTCGTGTTATCAGATGCGCATGAGTTTGTGATTAAACCGGATGAAAAGCACATTGATCTTTCGTTTGACAGACGCTTTATTTCACTTGAAAATGTGTCTAGCATCAAGGTGCGATTAAGTCAAGTTTGTGTTAAATTTTTGAAAAATGAAAAACACGACTTTGCCCATCGCATTCATAAGACTTTCATTGCTCGTAATTAA